TGGACACGACTTCCGGCGAAGTACGGTTTTCGGGCAGCTATGTCCGGATGAGCGTTAACACGGTTTCGGGGGTGGTACGCATCGACAGCCGCGGGATAGCGCAGGAGACAAAAGTGGACACCACTTCCGGCGCGATGTCTTTTGCCGGAAATATCGGAAAGCTCAATACCAATTCAATCTCGGGCGAGGTCTTTACCGACGGTGCGGTTTATGCAGAAACTGCCGATATTGATACGACTTCCGGCGCGGTAGGGATGGAGTTTGCAAATTGCCCCGACGACTTGAAAATCGATACGATTTCGGGCAGTATTACGCTGAAACTGCCCTCCGACAGCGGTTTTACGCTGGAATATAACACCGTGTCGGGCAGCATGAATTGTGAATTAAGCGTTGTGATGAACGGCAATAAATTTATCAGCGGCGACGGTGCGGCGGCATTCGATATTGATACGGTCAGCGGCGGGCTGAGAATTCAATCGGCGCAGGAATAAGGGCTGCGGGAGAGGTATTTAAATTAAAAGTCCCGGTCTTTAAAGCCGGGACTTTTTGTTGGAAAATAAGCTTTAATATTGCGGTTTACGACATAATATGATTGAAAAACGGGAAAAGTATAACAAGCCACTGAAACGGGGGTGAACTTATAACAAACAGTATCACAAACAGGCAGATGTTTTTTATCATTTTTATGACGCTTACCTCGTATACGACAATTGATATTCCCGAAATGATGGCGCAGACAGCGGGCAGGAGCAGTTGGATACCGATCTTGTTCACTTCTGTTCTGTTCGGCATTTCTGCTGTAATGATTGCGAAATTAAACAACATGTTTTTGGGGAAAGTGTTTTTT
The genomic region above belongs to Oscillospiraceae bacterium and contains:
- a CDS encoding DUF4097 family beta strand repeat-containing protein; amino-acid sequence: DTTSGEVRFSGSYVRMSVNTVSGVVRIDSRGIAQETKVDTTSGAMSFAGNIGKLNTNSISGEVFTDGAVYAETADIDTTSGAVGMEFANCPDDLKIDTISGSITLKLPSDSGFTLEYNTVSGSMNCELSVVMNGNKFISGDGAAAFDIDTVSGGLRIQSAQE